Proteins encoded in a region of the Clostridium beijerinckii genome:
- a CDS encoding mannose/fructose/sorbose PTS transporter subunit IIB: MEISFVRIDDRLIHGQVATVWTKYSGCNRIFACSDEVAADDLRKQLVIQVAPPGIKAYVLPIAKAIEAYNNPKFDSFKTLFLFTNPTDVLRMVEGGVPIKSVNVGGMCYKAGDKQVTNALCMNDVDIEAFKKLNEKGIELEVRKLAKDPKVNLMDKFKELQLI; this comes from the coding sequence ATGGAAATTAGTTTTGTAAGAATAGATGACAGATTAATACATGGACAAGTTGCAACAGTTTGGACAAAGTATAGTGGATGCAATAGAATATTTGCCTGCAGTGATGAAGTTGCAGCAGATGACTTAAGAAAACAATTAGTAATTCAAGTAGCTCCTCCAGGGATAAAAGCATATGTGCTTCCAATAGCAAAGGCAATTGAAGCATATAATAATCCTAAATTTGACAGTTTTAAAACTTTATTCTTATTTACAAACCCTACAGATGTATTAAGAATGGTTGAAGGTGGAGTACCTATTAAATCTGTAAACGTTGGAGGAATGTGTTACAAGGCTGGAGATAAACAGGTTACAAATGCATTGTGCATGAATGATGTTGATATTGAGGCGTTTAAAAAGCTTAATGAAAAAGGCATCGAATTAGAAGTAAGGAAACTAGCAAAAGATCCTAAAGTAAATTTGATGGATAAATTTAAAGAATTACAACTTATATAG
- a CDS encoding mannose/fructose/sorbose PTS transporter subunit IIA, which produces MIAVIVGTHGIFSEEILKSAEMIFGVQENVGSVTFQPGEGIDALVEKYNSLIEKMNSTDGVLFMVDLFGGSPFNAASIIAMKHENMEIVTGVNLPMILEVLGSRDFSSVSELLSIAENSGKEAIRILSKNIEEDLDDEII; this is translated from the coding sequence ATGATAGCAGTAATCGTAGGTACTCATGGTATATTCTCGGAAGAAATCCTTAAATCAGCTGAAATGATTTTTGGAGTCCAAGAAAATGTGGGAAGTGTTACTTTTCAGCCAGGCGAGGGTATAGATGCTCTAGTTGAAAAATACAATTCACTTATAGAAAAAATGAATTCAACAGATGGCGTATTGTTCATGGTAGACCTTTTTGGAGGAAGTCCATTTAATGCAGCGAGCATAATTGCAATGAAACATGAGAATATGGAAATTGTGACAGGTGTTAATCTCCCAATGATATTAGAGGTTCTAGGAAGTAGAGATTTTTCAAGTGTGTCAGAACTTTTATCAATTGCAGAAAATTCCGGAAAGGAGGCTATAAGAATTTTATCTAAAAATATTGAAGAGGATTTAGATGATGAGATAATATAG
- a CDS encoding sigma 54-interacting transcriptional regulator: protein MKRIDRIYNYIENNSKKFTKDKLLEVKGFSAQEIGEHLEILRSNVSRELNALCRDSKIIKIKNRPVLYFDRKSFEEILSVKLPDDLEEISDIMEFASSEEVVRNEEQSPFNYLIGANTSLKNQIEQAKAALLYPPNGLHTLIIGSTGVGKSLFVNIMYQYSKYIKKLPEDAPFVVFNCADYANNPQLLLSYIFGHIKGAFTGADKEKEGIVEKADGGILFLDEIHRLPPEGQEMIFYFMDTGTYNKLGETDRQRKANVLLIGATTEDPNSTLLNTFIRRIPITIVIPNFEERSLQDKLELIHYLLSKEAQRVNKTIKISSESIKALIGSTTYGNVGQLKSNIQLVCATGFLNCMNTDKCIEINLDLLPESIRNGILNFESKIKDDSNFWGRVPSTLVVKPDGNKTFLETDAYEPPFNIYNIIEDKAFVLQEEGMSDQDIKNYITTDINVHLKQFYARFKNDAYRREGLLKIVDKDIVDFAEEIKMLAENRLSRKLSDRFIYAISLHFSALFNRIKKNTVSFSTNIELTLSSNSKEYGVAKEIHKLIEDRYNLIIPEVEIEYLALLLSSIQELSHQERVGIVVASHGTSTATSMVAVAKKLFDAENIAAVDMPLERKPSDIIDSVIEKVKQVDEGKGVLLLVDMGSLNSFGETITKKTKINIKSIDMVSTALVLEAVRKCSIFDADLNSVYSYLITDFRGYTNNMMTEGKTGEDNAIITICSTGKGAAIKLKELVEAVAKNISINDNIRIIPVGLNNLNESIKQISRKNKILALVGIANPNMGIPFISIEELIDGSGENILRNIIEGKDINPVIKGENQIVLKNLCKQTLTEILTFLNPEKIYSLLDDFIKSIEKSLNVHYENPTKLRIMFHVACALERMLLNNGLVYDSSDSELNPRYLEVLRRANLIFKEALSIELTDDELYYMIDVIDVC, encoded by the coding sequence ATGAAGCGTATTGATAGGATTTACAATTATATCGAAAATAACTCGAAAAAATTTACAAAGGATAAGCTCTTAGAAGTTAAAGGATTTAGTGCACAGGAAATAGGAGAACATCTTGAAATATTAAGAAGTAATGTGTCGAGAGAACTTAATGCACTTTGCAGAGATTCGAAAATCATTAAGATTAAAAATAGACCCGTTCTTTATTTCGATAGAAAAAGTTTTGAGGAAATATTATCTGTAAAGTTACCAGACGACTTGGAAGAGATATCAGATATAATGGAATTTGCCTCAAGTGAAGAAGTGGTAAGAAATGAAGAACAATCTCCTTTTAACTATTTAATTGGAGCTAATACTAGCCTAAAAAATCAAATCGAACAAGCAAAGGCAGCCCTGTTATACCCGCCTAATGGGCTTCACACTTTGATAATTGGAAGTACAGGAGTTGGGAAAAGCTTATTTGTTAATATAATGTACCAGTATTCAAAATATATAAAAAAATTACCTGAAGATGCGCCTTTTGTTGTTTTCAATTGTGCGGATTATGCTAATAATCCACAATTACTTTTATCGTATATTTTTGGACATATTAAGGGTGCTTTTACAGGAGCTGATAAGGAAAAAGAGGGAATCGTTGAAAAGGCTGATGGAGGAATACTATTCTTAGATGAGATACATAGATTACCGCCAGAAGGGCAAGAAATGATTTTCTATTTCATGGATACAGGAACCTATAATAAGCTTGGAGAAACAGATAGACAGCGCAAAGCTAATGTATTGTTAATAGGTGCAACAACAGAAGATCCTAATTCTACATTATTAAATACTTTTATTAGAAGAATTCCTATAACTATAGTTATTCCGAACTTTGAAGAGAGATCTTTACAAGATAAATTAGAACTCATACATTATTTACTTTCTAAGGAAGCTCAAAGGGTAAATAAGACTATTAAAATTTCATCGGAATCGATAAAAGCATTAATTGGAAGTACAACATATGGAAATGTAGGCCAATTAAAGTCAAATATACAGCTAGTTTGTGCCACAGGATTTCTGAATTGCATGAATACAGATAAATGTATTGAGATAAATTTAGATTTACTCCCAGAAAGCATAAGAAATGGAATACTTAATTTTGAAAGTAAAATAAAAGACGACTCCAATTTTTGGGGAAGGGTTCCTAGCACATTGGTGGTTAAACCTGATGGTAACAAAACTTTTTTAGAGACTGATGCTTATGAGCCACCATTTAATATTTACAATATAATAGAGGATAAGGCGTTTGTTTTACAAGAAGAAGGCATGAGCGATCAAGATATTAAAAATTATATAACAACAGATATAAATGTTCATTTAAAGCAATTTTACGCGAGATTCAAGAATGATGCGTATCGTAGAGAAGGTTTATTAAAAATTGTTGATAAAGATATTGTTGATTTTGCTGAAGAAATAAAAATGTTAGCTGAAAATAGATTGAGCAGAAAGTTAAGTGATAGATTTATATATGCTATAAGCCTACATTTTAGTGCGTTATTTAATCGTATAAAGAAAAACACAGTATCATTTTCAACAAATATTGAGTTAACATTATCATCTAATAGTAAAGAATACGGGGTAGCTAAAGAGATTCATAAGTTAATAGAGGATAGATATAACTTAATAATTCCAGAAGTTGAAATAGAATATTTAGCTTTACTTCTAAGCTCAATACAAGAATTATCTCATCAAGAAAGAGTTGGAATAGTAGTTGCATCTCATGGTACAAGCACTGCTACAAGCATGGTTGCTGTGGCCAAAAAACTTTTTGATGCAGAGAATATCGCAGCAGTTGACATGCCGCTTGAGAGAAAACCTTCGGATATTATAGATAGTGTTATTGAAAAAGTTAAGCAAGTAGATGAAGGAAAAGGAGTACTACTTTTAGTAGATATGGGATCTTTAAATAGTTTTGGGGAAACTATAACGAAAAAGACCAAGATAAATATTAAGAGTATTGATATGGTATCAACGGCTCTAGTACTAGAAGCAGTCAGAAAATGCTCAATTTTTGATGCCGATCTAAATTCAGTATATTCATATTTAATTACTGATTTTAGAGGATATACAAATAATATGATGACAGAAGGTAAAACTGGAGAAGATAATGCTATAATTACAATTTGCTCAACAGGTAAGGGCGCTGCAATTAAACTCAAGGAATTAGTTGAAGCTGTAGCAAAGAATATCTCAATTAACGATAATATTAGAATAATCCCAGTAGGATTAAATAATCTAAATGAGTCAATAAAACAGATTTCGCGAAAAAATAAAATTTTAGCACTTGTGGGAATAGCAAATCCTAATATGGGAATTCCCTTTATATCGATTGAAGAACTAATTGATGGATCTGGAGAAAATATTTTGAGAAATATAATTGAAGGAAAGGATATTAATCCGGTTATAAAAGGAGAAAATCAGATTGTTTTAAAAAATCTTTGTAAGCAAACTTTAACAGAGATTTTAACCTTTCTTAATCCTGAAAAGATATATTCTTTATTAGATGATTTTATAAAATCTATTGAAAAATCTTTGAATGTACATTATGAGAATCCAACTAAACTAAGAATTATGTTTCATGTTGCATGTGCATTAGAAAGGATGCTTTTAAATAATGGACTGGTATATGATTCATCTGATTCAGAATTAAATCCAAGATATCTGGAAGTGTTAAGAAGAGCAAATTTAATATTTAAAGAAGCTTTATCAATAGAGCTGACGGATGATGAGCTATACTATATGATTGATGTTATAGATGTGTGTTAA
- a CDS encoding tRNA threonylcarbamoyladenosine dehydratase — protein MTAQHSLSRTELLIGKDGLDKLKHSKVIVFGVGGVGSYTIEALARAGVGELIIVDDDTVCLTNLNRQVHATYKTISQPKVEVMKERILSINRACNVITHQIFVTQENIASIIPDDVDYVVDAIDTVSAKLGLVEYCYKKGIKIMSSMGTGNKLDPTQFKVTDIFKTKICPLAKVMRSELRKRGIEKLKVVYSEEVPIKPNYDDVVTCKTGCVCTGGTKKCAIKRQIPGSISFVPPVAGMIIGGEVIKDILEIK, from the coding sequence ATGACAGCACAGCATTCTTTATCAAGAACTGAACTTTTGATAGGTAAAGATGGATTAGATAAATTAAAACATAGTAAAGTTATTGTTTTTGGTGTAGGTGGAGTAGGAAGCTATACGATAGAAGCTCTTGCAAGAGCAGGAGTAGGTGAGTTGATAATTGTTGATGATGATACTGTTTGTTTAACAAACTTGAATAGACAAGTGCATGCTACCTATAAGACAATAAGTCAGCCTAAGGTAGAAGTAATGAAAGAAAGAATATTATCTATAAATAGAGCATGTAATGTTATAACACATCAGATTTTTGTTACACAAGAAAATATAGCGTCTATAATTCCTGATGATGTAGATTATGTAGTTGATGCAATAGATACAGTATCAGCTAAATTAGGATTAGTAGAGTATTGTTATAAAAAAGGCATAAAAATAATGAGTTCTATGGGAACTGGTAATAAATTAGATCCTACACAATTTAAAGTTACAGATATATTTAAAACAAAAATATGCCCTTTAGCTAAGGTTATGAGATCTGAGCTACGTAAAAGAGGAATAGAAAAATTAAAAGTAGTTTATTCAGAAGAAGTTCCGATAAAACCTAACTATGATGATGTTGTTACATGCAAAACAGGATGCGTTTGTACTGGTGGTACTAAGAAGTGCGCTATTAAAAGACAAATACCTGGAAGTATATCATTTGTTCCTCCAGTTGCAGGAATGATAATTGGTGGAGAAGTTATAAAAGATATATTAGAAATAAAGTAG
- a CDS encoding 5'-methylthioadenosine/adenosylhomocysteine nucleosidase, producing MIIGIIAAMAEELELLLNDLTIEEKKDKANMTFHKGKLYGKDVVAVVCGIGKVNSAICTQILASEYKVDKIINVGVAGGIGKEIYPGDIVVAENLVQHDMDTTAFGDKVGQIPRLDTFDFKCDKEMVSIAKSACEKIPELNSFTGRIASGDQFIANIEKIHWLDQEFGAISCEMEGASIAQVCYLNSIPFVVIRSISDNANNGAHMDYEKFVPIAVKNSTRIIKQMLEMM from the coding sequence ATGATTATTGGAATAATTGCTGCTATGGCAGAAGAATTAGAACTATTACTAAATGATTTAACTATTGAAGAAAAAAAAGATAAGGCTAATATGACTTTCCACAAAGGAAAATTATATGGAAAAGATGTTGTAGCTGTGGTTTGCGGTATCGGCAAGGTTAATTCAGCTATTTGCACTCAAATATTAGCATCTGAATACAAAGTAGATAAAATTATTAATGTAGGAGTTGCTGGTGGAATAGGAAAGGAAATTTATCCTGGTGATATTGTTGTTGCTGAAAATTTAGTTCAACATGACATGGATACCACAGCTTTCGGAGATAAAGTTGGACAGATTCCAAGACTAGATACATTTGATTTTAAATGTGATAAGGAAATGGTTTCTATAGCTAAAAGTGCATGCGAGAAAATTCCAGAATTAAATAGTTTTACAGGAAGAATTGCTTCTGGAGACCAATTCATAGCAAATATAGAAAAAATTCATTGGCTTGATCAGGAGTTTGGAGCAATATCTTGTGAAATGGAAGGCGCTAGTATAGCTCAAGTTTGCTATCTAAACTCAATTCCTTTTGTAGTTATAAGATCTATTTCTGATAACGCAAATAATGGTGCTCATATGGATTATGAGAAATTTGTCCCAATCGCAGTTAAAAATTCTACTAGAATAATAAAACAAATGTTAGAAATGATGTAG